The following proteins are encoded in a genomic region of Ornithinibacillus sp. 4-3:
- the menG gene encoding demethylmenaquinone methyltransferase: protein MQEQTKEERVHHVFEKISDRYDLLNSIISFNRHVAWRKDVMKRMEVQEGEKALDVCCGTGDWSFALADQVGPTGEVIGLDFSKNMLKVAEDRKAQSDRPFEQLQFVHGNAMELPFEDNTFDYVTIGFGLRNVPDYITVLSELYRVVKPGGKVICLETSQPTLIGYRQLYYFYFRFIMPVLGKVFAKSYKEYAWLHESAKSFPDKKKLKEMFEQVGFSKVHIKSYSGGVAAMHMGFKA, encoded by the coding sequence ATGCAAGAACAAACAAAAGAAGAACGTGTACATCATGTGTTTGAAAAAATCTCAGATCGCTATGATTTATTGAATTCCATTATCTCGTTTAATCGTCATGTAGCTTGGCGTAAGGATGTTATGAAGCGAATGGAAGTACAAGAAGGCGAAAAAGCTTTAGATGTTTGCTGTGGAACTGGTGATTGGTCATTTGCATTAGCAGACCAGGTAGGACCAACAGGGGAAGTTATTGGTTTAGACTTTAGTAAAAACATGCTGAAAGTTGCTGAAGATCGAAAAGCACAAAGTGATCGTCCCTTTGAGCAATTGCAGTTTGTTCATGGAAATGCGATGGAGCTACCATTTGAAGATAATACATTCGATTATGTAACCATAGGCTTTGGCCTTAGAAATGTGCCAGATTATATAACTGTTTTAAGCGAACTTTACCGTGTTGTTAAACCTGGTGGGAAAGTAATCTGTTTAGAAACTTCTCAGCCAACATTAATTGGATATAGGCAATTATATTATTTTTATTTCCGATTCATCATGCCTGTACTAGGAAAGGTATTTGCAAAAAGCTATAAAGAATATGCATGGCTTCATGAATCAGCAAAATCATTTCCAGATAAGAAAAAATTAAAAGAGATGTTTGAACAGGTTGGATTCTCAAAAGTTCATATAAAAAGCTATTCTGGTGGAGTAGCTGCAATGCATATGGGGTTTAAAGCATAA